The following proteins are co-located in the Candidatus Methanogranum gryphiswaldense genome:
- a CDS encoding DNA alkylation repair protein, translated as MIDVQAEIQKRADPKYKEFNTKLVPGIKNSYGVRVPQLREITKEILKDDWECFLESESKCFEEIMLHGLVIANAKTDIEKRMFYIKKFVPTIDNWCVCDIFCGKWKLNKQEKSIIWNYCNEQLDSDEEFRMRFATVMIMANFMDDQHIDEILELMSIKYHPGYYYRMGAAWCISNCYIKYPEKTEPYIISGKFDPDIMNRSVQKICDSYRVGEEEKKKLRSVKKEILNRSPRSS; from the coding sequence ATGATCGATGTTCAAGCCGAGATACAAAAAAGGGCTGATCCGAAATACAAAGAATTCAACACTAAGCTCGTGCCCGGGATCAAAAACTCATATGGGGTCAGGGTGCCACAGCTAAGAGAGATCACAAAAGAGATCTTAAAAGATGACTGGGAATGTTTCCTTGAATCAGAAAGTAAATGCTTCGAAGAGATCATGCTTCACGGACTTGTGATCGCGAACGCAAAGACCGACATCGAAAAACGCATGTTCTATATCAAAAAATTTGTACCTACGATAGATAATTGGTGCGTTTGTGATATATTTTGCGGAAAATGGAAATTGAATAAACAAGAAAAATCCATAATCTGGAATTATTGCAATGAACAACTAGATTCTGATGAAGAATTCAGAATGAGATTCGCAACAGTGATGATAATGGCGAATTTCATGGATGATCAACACATAGATGAGATCCTTGAATTAATGAGTATAAAATATCATCCTGGTTATTACTATCGTATGGGTGCAGCATGGTGCATATCGAACTGCTACATCAAATACCCAGAAAAGACGGAACCATACATCATATCTGGAAAATTCGATCCAGATATCATGAATAGGTCTGTACAGAAGATCTGCGATTCTTACAGAGTGGGAGAAGAGGAAAAGAAAAAATTAAGATCTGTGAAAAAAGAGATCCTCAACAGATCTCCTCGATCATCCTGA
- the hypD gene encoding hydrogenase formation protein HypD, with translation MFKYRDEETAKKILASIKDMGMECKFMHVCGTHQDTIVRFGLEEMLEDVGITIQQGPGCPVCVTTSKEIADAITLARSGVTITAFGDMMRVPTTIGSLFDAKAEGADVRIVYSIEDAVKMALEQTKPLVFVSVGFETTAPSTAVPLQKKLPANFSIYSCHRICPPVLDTIFNMGETKVNGLIMPGHVAVITGYECFKPFAMKYHMPQVVAGFEPLDILMSCYMLTKQIYEGRVDVENEYTRLVKPDGNPIARRLMDDAFEPVDRAWRGFPIIPKSALAIREKYAAHDATKIHAEILAGTPEVEAEAKGCRCGEVLRGIIRSEECPMFGVACKPMSPKGPCMVSDEGSCHIAYKFRKV, from the coding sequence ATGTTCAAATATAGGGATGAAGAGACAGCGAAAAAAATACTCGCATCGATCAAGGACATGGGAATGGAATGCAAGTTCATGCATGTGTGTGGAACACATCAGGATACGATAGTACGTTTCGGCCTCGAGGAGATGCTGGAGGATGTAGGGATCACTATCCAACAAGGTCCCGGATGTCCTGTGTGTGTTACGACCAGCAAAGAAATCGCGGATGCGATCACGCTTGCTCGGAGCGGGGTGACGATAACAGCATTCGGAGATATGATGCGTGTTCCGACCACGATAGGTTCTTTGTTCGATGCAAAGGCAGAAGGTGCCGATGTAAGGATCGTATATTCCATAGAGGACGCTGTTAAGATGGCCTTGGAGCAGACCAAGCCACTGGTGTTCGTTTCCGTTGGTTTTGAGACGACGGCCCCCTCAACGGCCGTTCCCCTTCAGAAGAAATTACCTGCTAATTTTAGTATCTACAGTTGCCACAGGATATGCCCTCCAGTGTTGGACACTATATTCAATATGGGGGAGACAAAGGTCAACGGCCTGATAATGCCAGGTCATGTAGCTGTGATAACAGGCTACGAATGTTTCAAACCGTTCGCGATGAAATATCATATGCCGCAGGTAGTGGCAGGATTCGAACCTTTGGATATACTGATGTCTTGTTATATGTTGACAAAACAGATCTACGAGGGACGCGTCGATGTGGAGAACGAGTATACCAGGTTGGTAAAACCCGATGGTAATCCTATTGCCAGGAGACTCATGGATGACGCGTTTGAACCTGTCGACAGGGCATGGAGAGGGTTCCCGATAATTCCCAAGAGTGCTCTTGCGATAAGGGAGAAGTATGCTGCACATGATGCCACAAAGATCCATGCGGAAATTTTGGCAGGGACCCCAGAGGTCGAGGCCGAAGCAAAAGGATGCAGATGCGGCGAGGTCCTCAGAGGCATCATAAGATCCGAAGAATGCCCCATGTTCGGAGTTGCCTGCAAGCCAATGAGTCCAAAGGGACCTTGCATGGTCTCCGATGAGGGAAGTTGTCATATAGCGTATAAATTCAGGAAGGTGTGA
- a CDS encoding hydrogenase/urease maturation nickel metallochaperone HypA gives MHEVSVVSDLVRAILKELEKYNVVSVHSVTFIIGRLTNLGKEQMEFAYEVVTRGTILEGSNLVIEDEDIELECKICNYRGPARTLNFGEYTDEHFIPVLACPKCGGSVNIVKGQTCCVKNMDIEEAE, from the coding sequence GTGCATGAAGTATCTGTTGTTTCAGATCTTGTCAGAGCGATATTGAAAGAACTGGAGAAATACAACGTGGTCTCGGTCCATTCTGTGACCTTTATTATTGGCAGACTTACCAATCTTGGAAAAGAGCAGATGGAATTTGCATACGAGGTCGTTACCAGAGGTACAATATTGGAAGGATCCAATCTCGTCATCGAGGATGAGGATATAGAGTTAGAATGCAAGATATGCAATTATAGAGGTCCTGCAAGGACTTTGAATTTTGGAGAGTACACCGATGAACATTTCATTCCTGTACTAGCCTGTCCAAAATGCGGCGGTTCGGTAAATATCGTCAAAGGACAGACATGTTGCGTTAAAAATATGGATATCGAAGAGGCGGAATGA
- a CDS encoding endonuclease III: MVEKDICLILNILSKEYDRGAYPGRSSEGLNPEWECDPFHVLVATILSQRTRDDNTRKASDNLFKRYNSIEAIAYADPDEIADLVRPAGFPQQKARAIVDCCKILRKEYGSVVPRSTEELTSLPMVGRKTAACVRSYAMGIPSVCVDTHVHRISNLMGLVHTKNPEETEFKLMAITPEDRWSDINRYLVRHGQMVCLPNHPRCDKCPVKEMCDHYEGSNSRN; encoded by the coding sequence ATGGTTGAGAAAGACATATGCCTCATTTTGAACATCTTATCTAAGGAATACGATCGTGGTGCTTATCCGGGAAGGTCCTCAGAGGGATTGAATCCGGAGTGGGAATGCGATCCATTCCATGTTCTTGTGGCCACAATACTTTCCCAAAGGACTCGCGACGATAACACAAGGAAGGCATCGGACAATCTGTTCAAGAGATACAACTCGATAGAAGCCATTGCTTATGCAGATCCTGATGAGATCGCCGATCTGGTCCGTCCTGCAGGATTTCCGCAACAGAAAGCGAGGGCGATAGTGGATTGCTGTAAGATCTTAAGGAAAGAATACGGGTCTGTGGTGCCTAGATCGACCGAAGAATTAACGAGTTTGCCGATGGTCGGACGGAAGACGGCAGCATGTGTGCGGTCTTATGCTATGGGCATTCCGTCAGTATGCGTCGATACGCACGTCCATAGGATATCAAATCTGATGGGATTGGTGCATACCAAGAATCCTGAGGAGACAGAATTCAAACTAATGGCCATAACGCCGGAGGACAGATGGTCAGATATAAACAGATATTTGGTAAGGCATGGGCAGATGGTATGTCTCCCCAATCACCCGCGTTGCGATAAGTGTCCTGTCAAAGAGATGTGCGATCATTATGAAGGATCCAATAGCCGTAATTGA
- a CDS encoding bifunctional folylpolyglutamate synthase/dihydrofolate synthase, with protein sequence MDVKGVLEWLYGLQVHGIKLGLTNITELLGRLGNPQREFHSVHVAGTDGKGSTCACIDSILRVSGYRTGLYTSPHLTDFNERIKVSGQMITDEELSDLASEIMPIVRDMDDQGMRCTFFEVTTALAFLHFKRKGVEYAVIEVGMGGRFDATNVIIPDVCVICNISLEHTEFLGDTVEKIAFEKAGIIKPGIPCVTLNPEPALGVISRVADERLVELMKIRSEDIIVEENGQYVLRFRYKDESYIVSIPGKHQARNAALAIEAVARLRTFDTHIKSNVKKGLSMVEWPCRMQRLKKLPMVVDVTHTRAGSEDLVSDISELYGKVLLVFGVLGDKDIEHISQNLACIADKVIVTVPDSVRAAPMDRVLPIMTEYFSNVEHADNVGEAIQMALIERKEEEMILVTGSFYMAGEALTWLRKTYASF encoded by the coding sequence ATGGACGTTAAAGGGGTCTTGGAATGGCTTTATGGTCTTCAGGTACACGGTATAAAGTTGGGCCTTACGAACATCACTGAATTACTCGGGAGGCTCGGGAACCCTCAGAGAGAATTTCACAGCGTACATGTGGCCGGTACTGATGGGAAAGGCTCCACATGTGCGTGTATCGACTCCATCCTACGTGTCTCTGGATACAGGACGGGACTGTATACTTCTCCGCATCTTACAGATTTCAATGAGCGCATAAAGGTATCTGGACAAATGATAACGGACGAAGAATTATCCGATCTAGCCTCCGAGATAATGCCAATCGTTCGTGATATGGACGATCAGGGTATGAGATGTACCTTCTTCGAGGTCACCACTGCTTTGGCATTCCTGCATTTCAAAAGGAAAGGTGTTGAATACGCAGTGATCGAAGTAGGTATGGGAGGGAGGTTCGATGCTACGAATGTGATCATCCCTGATGTTTGTGTGATATGCAACATAAGTTTGGAACATACCGAATTCTTAGGAGATACGGTGGAGAAGATCGCATTCGAGAAAGCAGGGATAATCAAACCAGGCATCCCGTGTGTCACCCTTAATCCTGAACCAGCACTAGGCGTGATATCAAGGGTCGCAGATGAACGGCTGGTAGAATTGATGAAGATACGGTCGGAGGATATAATCGTGGAAGAGAACGGTCAGTATGTCCTTCGTTTCAGATATAAAGATGAGTCATACATAGTGTCCATACCAGGTAAGCATCAGGCAAGGAACGCTGCGCTGGCGATCGAGGCTGTTGCGAGGTTGAGAACATTCGACACGCACATCAAGTCTAATGTCAAAAAAGGTTTGTCAATGGTAGAGTGGCCGTGCCGTATGCAGAGATTGAAAAAATTACCAATGGTGGTCGATGTGACCCACACTCGTGCTGGTTCGGAAGATCTAGTTAGTGATATTTCGGAATTATATGGGAAGGTCCTGCTGGTATTCGGGGTACTCGGCGATAAAGACATAGAGCACATCTCTCAGAATCTTGCATGTATCGCGGACAAAGTGATAGTGACCGTCCCTGATTCTGTTCGTGCCGCGCCGATGGACCGTGTTCTACCGATAATGACGGAGTATTTTTCAAATGTTGAACATGCCGATAATGTAGGTGAGGCCATCCAAATGGCTTTGATCGAAAGGAAGGAAGAAGAGATGATCCTTGTGACAGGGTCTTTTTACATGGCGGGGGAAGCATTGACATGGTTGAGAAAGACATATGCCTCATTTTGA
- a CDS encoding asparagine synthase: MASNIEAVSTALESAVKRLTEGKDVAVAFSGGLDSGIVAAITGRYAKSVVLYTVGYGESYDVRMAREMSEKLGMDWIYIPIYEDDLVNSLKEMISITGTSSPLMLAFETPPFYVCKNCKEDLIIGGQGSDELFAGYSKYVGLGKDELTDMMAEDMSKLIGPTLEHEKKVADHFGKRILYPFLDESVLSAVRGLGVEAIMPKDADSRKMLLKDVALYQGFPFISNKGKKAAQYGSGMMDAVHKICKEKGVRYSELVEQIRSEL; the protein is encoded by the coding sequence ATGGCATCCAATATCGAAGCGGTCAGTACGGCGTTGGAATCTGCTGTGAAGAGACTGACAGAGGGGAAGGATGTGGCGGTCGCATTCTCCGGTGGTCTGGATTCAGGCATAGTAGCGGCAATTACCGGAAGATATGCAAAGTCAGTAGTGCTTTACACAGTGGGATATGGGGAATCATATGATGTCCGTATGGCCAGAGAGATGTCAGAAAAACTTGGTATGGATTGGATATACATCCCCATATACGAGGACGATCTTGTAAACAGTTTGAAGGAAATGATATCCATCACAGGGACATCCAGTCCTCTGATGTTGGCCTTTGAGACCCCGCCTTTTTATGTGTGCAAGAATTGTAAAGAGGATTTGATCATCGGCGGTCAGGGCTCAGATGAGTTGTTCGCAGGTTATTCCAAATATGTTGGTCTAGGAAAGGACGAGCTAACTGATATGATGGCAGAGGACATGTCCAAACTCATAGGACCTACACTAGAACATGAGAAAAAGGTCGCAGACCATTTTGGTAAGAGGATATTGTATCCGTTCCTGGATGAAAGTGTATTGTCCGCCGTTAGAGGTCTGGGGGTCGAGGCAATAATGCCCAAGGATGCCGATTCCAGGAAGATGTTGCTGAAGGACGTGGCACTCTATCAGGGATTTCCATTCATTTCAAATAAAGGAAAAAAGGCCGCCCAATATGGTTCTGGAATGATGGATGCCGTACACAAGATCTGTAAGGAGAAAGGTGTAAGGTATTCAGAATTAGTGGAACAGATCCGTTCTGAATTGTGA
- the nikR gene encoding nickel-responsive transcriptional regulator NikR — MDGVTRIGVSLEPELLKDFDKLISKKGYVSRSEAIRDLVRDSLAESEWKNDKEYMSGVIVMIYDHEVTGIGEKLTVLQHEKMQNINTSIHVHLDHDRCMEVIIVEGELGHLKELTNEISAIKGVLRCKLTMASRSTGHMHHIGTRG; from the coding sequence ATGGACGGAGTAACCCGTATCGGCGTATCGCTGGAACCTGAATTATTGAAGGATTTTGATAAACTCATATCGAAAAAAGGGTATGTAAGCAGATCAGAAGCGATCCGTGATCTTGTGCGTGACTCCCTTGCCGAAAGTGAGTGGAAGAACGATAAAGAGTACATGTCCGGGGTCATAGTGATGATCTACGATCATGAGGTCACAGGCATCGGTGAGAAACTAACTGTACTTCAGCATGAAAAAATGCAGAACATAAATACGTCCATACATGTCCATTTGGACCATGACAGATGTATGGAGGTCATAATTGTAGAGGGAGAATTGGGGCACCTGAAAGAACTTACAAATGAGATCTCTGCCATAAAGGGCGTCCTGAGATGTAAGCTCACGATGGCATCACGTTCCACTGGACATATGCATCACATAGGCACCAGAGGCTGA
- a CDS encoding DNA topoisomerase I — protein sequence MRKLIITEKANAARRISTILSDGKTHSESGGGVTVLTFEAEGDDYTVVSLRGHIIELDYPEEYNDWGSSSPVDLVRAPQVKTVRVKSILNKIGEMTKLSDEIIIATDYDREGELIGMETVRAVDTDMSKVKRAKFSALTKGEVEKAFSELTDPDTKLSDAAEARQIVDLSWGAVLTRLISLSAGQVGKNFMSVGRVQSPTLKLLVERNEEIESFIPVPYWSIVGKFGMLAFRGEHSKNPFWNEKEAHTILANVTKHTKGTITEYTVTEKEEYRPAPFDTTMMQVEANKIGIPPTMAMKLAEDLYTSGYISYPRTENTEYPKSLGLKTVLEKLKESSDFKADAEEILKQEKISPSRGKRRTTDHPPIYPTAGASSDKMKGDKWKLYELIVRRFLATVGPNAKAQITDVVINVDGEEFNSQGYIQLESGWKKYYKKYIKVTENHLPKMNVGDKIDIRSIGIENSETKPPYRYNQGSLIQEMDRLQLGTKSTRHDIIGKLYSRNYVQGNYLVPTASGTALTKSLEKHGGGITESEMTARLEEDMLMISEGKYTLEDVVKKSQDMLYDVAVKISTESNDIGNEIKAALRSQQFVGICPSCGKNMTIKKSKNGNFIGCDGYPDCTRAYPLPKGAMIQTVETLCPICGLSQLKIVRKGMPPSIQCIDPKCSSNTSKNHLGLCPTCKKGTVRIMYSKTGKRFAGCSEWPNCTQTYPLRPRGTITPTDITCEACGAPMIQFGAIAECINPDCTTKKRSARSKTVSTADKNERIGKVVVVKKSSDAKKPKTTTKKSVVKKSVTEE from the coding sequence ATGAGAAAACTGATCATTACGGAAAAGGCTAACGCAGCCAGAAGGATCTCTACTATCCTTTCCGATGGAAAAACACATTCTGAATCCGGTGGTGGTGTCACCGTCCTGACCTTCGAAGCAGAAGGCGACGATTACACGGTGGTTAGTCTTAGAGGACACATTATAGAATTAGATTACCCCGAAGAATATAACGACTGGGGATCTAGTTCCCCCGTCGATTTAGTACGTGCACCCCAAGTCAAAACAGTACGTGTAAAGTCGATCCTGAACAAGATCGGCGAAATGACCAAGCTCTCAGACGAAATAATAATCGCTACCGACTACGATAGAGAAGGGGAACTTATCGGAATGGAGACCGTCAGGGCCGTAGACACTGATATGTCCAAAGTTAAAAGGGCAAAATTCAGCGCATTGACCAAAGGAGAAGTTGAAAAAGCATTCTCTGAACTGACAGACCCCGACACAAAACTATCTGATGCCGCAGAAGCTAGACAGATAGTGGACCTCTCTTGGGGAGCTGTTCTCACAAGATTGATCTCGTTATCCGCTGGACAAGTTGGTAAGAATTTCATGTCCGTCGGAAGGGTCCAAAGCCCGACCCTAAAACTTCTAGTCGAAAGGAACGAAGAGATTGAAAGCTTCATACCAGTTCCGTATTGGAGCATTGTCGGAAAATTCGGAATGCTAGCGTTCAGAGGGGAGCATAGTAAGAATCCTTTTTGGAATGAGAAAGAAGCTCACACGATACTTGCCAATGTAACCAAACACACAAAAGGCACCATCACAGAATACACTGTCACAGAAAAAGAAGAGTATCGTCCAGCACCTTTCGATACAACGATGATGCAGGTTGAGGCCAACAAAATAGGCATACCGCCGACCATGGCCATGAAACTCGCTGAGGACCTCTACACCAGCGGATATATCTCGTACCCGCGTACGGAAAACACAGAATATCCCAAAAGCTTAGGTCTTAAGACTGTCCTCGAAAAATTAAAAGAATCGTCTGATTTCAAAGCGGACGCGGAAGAGATCCTCAAACAAGAGAAGATCTCCCCTTCCAGAGGAAAAAGAAGAACAACGGACCATCCGCCAATATATCCTACGGCTGGAGCATCATCCGATAAAATGAAGGGTGACAAGTGGAAACTTTACGAACTGATCGTCAGAAGATTCCTAGCCACTGTAGGACCTAATGCAAAAGCACAGATAACAGATGTTGTAATAAATGTGGATGGCGAAGAATTCAACTCACAAGGTTACATACAATTGGAATCTGGATGGAAAAAATACTACAAAAAATACATCAAGGTCACAGAAAACCATTTACCAAAAATGAATGTGGGGGACAAAATCGACATTAGATCGATTGGCATCGAAAACTCCGAGACGAAACCACCCTACAGATACAATCAGGGATCGCTGATCCAAGAGATGGATAGACTCCAACTCGGTACCAAGAGTACAAGACACGATATCATCGGAAAACTCTACTCGAGGAATTATGTTCAGGGAAATTATTTAGTGCCCACTGCGAGTGGTACTGCACTTACCAAATCCCTTGAAAAACATGGCGGAGGCATTACAGAATCCGAAATGACCGCTAGACTCGAAGAAGACATGCTGATGATCAGTGAAGGGAAGTACACTCTCGAGGATGTTGTCAAAAAATCCCAAGACATGCTTTACGATGTCGCAGTGAAGATTTCCACTGAAAGCAACGATATTGGAAATGAGATCAAAGCAGCCTTAAGAAGTCAGCAATTTGTTGGTATCTGCCCATCATGCGGTAAGAATATGACCATTAAGAAATCTAAGAATGGCAACTTCATAGGATGCGATGGATACCCTGACTGTACACGTGCTTATCCCCTGCCGAAAGGAGCTATGATTCAAACGGTAGAGACATTGTGTCCTATTTGCGGCCTTTCACAACTAAAGATTGTACGTAAGGGCATGCCGCCCTCCATACAATGTATAGATCCGAAATGCAGCAGCAATACATCGAAGAATCACCTTGGACTGTGTCCTACATGCAAAAAAGGCACAGTGCGCATAATGTATTCAAAAACAGGAAAACGCTTTGCAGGCTGTTCAGAATGGCCAAACTGTACTCAGACATATCCTCTGAGACCCAGAGGCACCATTACTCCCACAGACATAACATGTGAAGCGTGCGGAGCACCGATGATACAGTTTGGAGCTATTGCAGAATGTATAAATCCAGATTGTACAACGAAAAAGAGGAGTGCACGTTCAAAAACTGTCTCTACAGCAGACAAGAATGAACGTATCGGCAAAGTTGTTGTGGTCAAGAAAAGCTCTGACGCTAAAAAACCTAAAACCACAACAAAAAAATCTGTTGTTAAAAAATCTGTAACTGAAGAATGA
- the eno gene encoding phosphopyruvate hydratase — translation MTKIEKVWAREVLDSRGNPTVEAEITIKGHRISAIAPSGASTGTWEAHELRDGGSRYGGKGVMKAVGNVRGEIARTLVGMDVTDQRAIDDAMIDLDGTDNKSRLGGNATVAVSLAAVRAGAMAEGKQIYEYIGKDHVTLPVPMFNIINGGKHAGGDLKIQECMIIPAGAPSFSECLRISSEIYMELKTILKKKYGAGAINIGDEGGFAPPLNTVSEALETIVGAISGAGYVPGQDVFLAIDAASSEFYNNGIYDVDAMKLSAGELADHYKDLTEEFPLISIEDPFFEDDFETTSELTKMIGKRVQIVGDDLFVTNTKRLCKGIENGAANALLLKVNQIGTISEAGDAAKMSFDNGYNVIVSHRSGESEDTTIADLSVGWGSGEIKTGAPARGERTAKYNRLLRIEEDLDAKAVFPGTKVFRI, via the coding sequence ATGACGAAGATCGAGAAAGTATGGGCAAGGGAAGTTTTGGATTCGAGAGGAAATCCTACAGTTGAGGCTGAGATAACCATTAAGGGTCATAGGATAAGTGCTATCGCACCCTCAGGGGCGTCAACAGGAACATGGGAGGCCCACGAACTCCGTGATGGAGGAAGCAGATACGGCGGTAAAGGCGTCATGAAAGCTGTGGGAAATGTGCGTGGTGAGATCGCTAGAACATTAGTCGGGATGGATGTAACAGATCAGAGGGCAATCGACGATGCAATGATCGATCTCGACGGTACAGACAATAAATCTCGTTTGGGTGGTAATGCCACGGTCGCTGTGTCTCTTGCCGCGGTCAGGGCAGGGGCGATGGCCGAAGGCAAACAAATATACGAGTACATTGGAAAGGATCATGTGACGCTTCCCGTTCCCATGTTCAATATAATTAACGGCGGAAAGCACGCCGGTGGAGATCTTAAGATACAGGAATGTATGATCATTCCTGCAGGTGCGCCTTCTTTTTCTGAGTGTCTCAGGATATCTTCTGAAATATACATGGAATTAAAAACCATACTCAAGAAAAAATATGGTGCGGGCGCTATAAACATAGGTGACGAAGGAGGATTCGCTCCGCCATTAAACACTGTTTCTGAAGCTCTTGAGACCATTGTCGGGGCGATCTCTGGTGCGGGATACGTTCCTGGGCAAGATGTGTTCTTGGCCATAGATGCAGCGTCTTCGGAGTTCTATAATAATGGCATTTATGATGTTGATGCAATGAAGCTCTCTGCTGGAGAACTTGCAGATCATTATAAGGACCTCACGGAGGAGTTCCCTCTGATAAGTATAGAGGACCCATTTTTCGAGGATGATTTTGAGACGACATCAGAACTTACTAAAATGATTGGTAAGAGAGTGCAGATCGTTGGAGACGATCTCTTTGTTACAAATACAAAGCGTCTTTGTAAGGGTATAGAGAACGGTGCAGCCAATGCATTGTTGCTTAAGGTCAATCAGATAGGAACGATATCCGAAGCCGGAGATGCGGCCAAGATGAGTTTTGATAACGGATACAATGTCATAGTCTCCCACCGTTCCGGTGAATCTGAGGATACTACCATTGCCGATCTCTCCGTTGGGTGGGGTTCTGGTGAGATAAAGACAGGGGCTCCCGCGCGTGGAGAAAGGACGGCTAAGTATAATCGTCTTTTAAGGATAGAGGAAGACCTCGACGCCAAGGCAGTCTTCCCTGGTACAAAAGTATTCAGGATCTGA
- a CDS encoding response regulator has protein sequence MKILVIEDNLAIGQIVKEILSDANYDVQIKDNSETAARMALDPRYDFVIIDADFEGNNGLKIIDSMCDIQTEKKARVIILRSAGEKVPSDNNYVKAIVTKPFLSSDILDAIEDINNIEEDKAENVKPDKKESRKFRRKAEPELGKSLEEMGLEFGKSYVLFQDNTREVYRVTASFGADDCNLLIITTAKEKTMQERFRGSKVETIGLVISSFDEFSDVYHLGTMLNQINDFISKSKKPVVVFDNLNTLIYKNGTNSTFMLIHEVISARYGKPFSLVISVNAREFTDNDKYILKSHLEYYAPKEIKPTEVKK, from the coding sequence ATGAAGATATTGGTGATCGAAGATAATTTGGCAATCGGGCAGATCGTAAAAGAAATACTCAGTGATGCTAATTATGACGTCCAGATCAAAGATAATTCTGAGACCGCTGCTAGAATGGCCCTTGATCCAAGGTATGATTTTGTAATAATAGATGCTGACTTTGAAGGTAATAATGGCCTCAAGATCATCGATTCCATGTGTGACATTCAAACTGAAAAGAAGGCGAGAGTAATTATTTTAAGAAGTGCTGGAGAGAAGGTCCCTTCCGATAATAATTATGTAAAAGCAATAGTAACGAAGCCATTCCTGTCGTCTGATATTTTGGATGCGATAGAAGATATCAACAACATAGAAGAGGACAAGGCGGAGAACGTTAAACCCGACAAAAAGGAATCAAGAAAATTCAGAAGAAAGGCCGAACCAGAGTTAGGCAAGTCCCTTGAGGAAATGGGGTTGGAATTTGGAAAATCCTATGTTCTTTTTCAAGACAATACGAGAGAAGTTTACAGAGTCACTGCATCATTTGGAGCAGATGATTGTAATCTGCTTATAATAACAACTGCAAAAGAGAAAACGATGCAGGAAAGGTTCAGAGGCTCTAAGGTTGAGACAATAGGTCTGGTGATATCTTCTTTCGATGAGTTTTCCGATGTGTACCATTTGGGGACCATGCTCAATCAGATAAACGATTTCATAAGCAAGTCAAAAAAACCTGTGGTAGTTTTTGATAATTTGAATACTTTGATCTACAAAAATGGAACAAATTCCACATTTATGTTGATTCACGAGGTAATATCGGCCAGGTATGGTAAGCCTTTTTCACTGGTGATATCAGTTAATGCACGTGAATTTACCGATAATGACAAGTACATTCTGAAGAGTCATTTGGAGTACTACGCGCCTAAAGAAATCAAGCCTACAGAGGTAAAGAAATGA
- a CDS encoding 50S ribosomal protein L40e, whose amino-acid sequence MARFKEAEHRLLDKSVCMNCYATNPPKAAKCRKCGYSNLRPKAKESRKQ is encoded by the coding sequence ATGGCGCGTTTCAAAGAGGCCGAACACAGGCTCCTTGACAAATCGGTTTGCATGAATTGCTATGCGACCAACCCTCCAAAGGCAGCTAAATGTCGTAAGTGTGGTTACAGCAATCTCAGGCCCAAGGCAAAAGAGAGCAGGAAGCAGTGA